The region TCcttgcttatagtatgaacaggtgatgggagctgtagctgggtaatggatatcacttgccgctgatgccactgcttatgccccccggcgcaggggggagccgctcagtacacaggagcgctcccccctcctcctcctcctccttcttccgggaaccttccccctatagcactgctgactccccacctggccgccgctctccgctctcatataccggctcccgatgcatcagcgcggacaccaggatgcatcgggagccggtatataagagcagagagcggcggccaggcagggagtcagcagtgctatagggggaaggttcccggaagaaggaggaggaggggggagcgctcctgtgtactgaggggctcccccctgcgcccggcggcataagcagtggcatcagcggcaagtgatatccattacccagctacagctcccatcacctgttcatactataagcagatgatgggagctgtagttcagtgtatatgcggcgggagtgcggcggatcggcgggcggtgggaatgcggcggatcagcgcgcttactgtgatatcctaatgtattgaatgaatacatttatgcaatactttggggagcagggacacttgctccccaaagtattccatagatgtattcattcaataaagcactgtacactacactacattacattacatttcatagaaatccatagaaacaataaagtcccatagacttctatatagagagcgccccctgctggacactccataggaattacacctttcgtcgtgacgtcactggatctgagagaattctaacacttcctgatctactaaattaagggaaatagccctatatgtgcatttcccataattaatgtacattaatgtAACCAGACGCTTTCTCCTGCTCTATCGGCCAGTTCCTGCTCCTATGCGTCCTGGATGAAGGTTTTCAAGCAAGTCTTTCACCTCCGCAAGGAAGAGGTGATTAGATCTAATGGACTTTGAATACAATGGACTTGATTAGCACTTGTTTATACCTAATATGCACTTGTAACCACAAGGCGATTGCCTTTATTAATGTATGGTAAATACACTGGAACTTTCACAAGTATCAGAATGTTGCACATGTGATTGACATATTGCACAACCAATGAAGTGCTTAATTGCACAACCAAtgagtgtgtttttttaattCCTGCACCTGTATAAATGATCACTGTTTGTTTACTACtatggcttgaaaatggtggcgagaggccacagaaacgttgccgacTGATTACgcctgctgtgctgtatactcACTGAATAAATCAAAGTGTTCTTTTTCACCTAATCTGGAGTGCTGGTGGAAtactttacatagatagatagatagatagatagatagatagatagatagataggagatagatagataggagatagatagataggagacagatagataggagatagatagataggagatagatagatagatagatagatagatagatagatagatagaagataatagatagagggatagatagatagatagatagagagatagataggagatagatagataaataaatagatagatagatgataggagatagataaataggagatagatagctagctagatagatagatagatagatagatagatagatagataggagatagatagataggaaatagatagataggagacagatagataggagatagatagataggagatagatagatagatagatagatagataggagatagatagatagatagatagatagatagatagatagaagatagatagatagatagatagatagatgatagataggagatagatagatacatagatagatagatagatagatagatagatagataggagatagatagatagatagatagataggagatagatagatagatagatagataggaaatagatagatagataatagatggaaagatgatagatagataggagatagatagatagatagatagataatagatagatagatagatagatagataggagatagatagatagatagatagatagataggagatagatagataggagatagatagataggagatagatagataggagacagatagataggagatagatagataggagatagatagatagatagatagatagatagatagatagatagatagaagataatagatagagggatagatagatagatagatagatagagagatagataggagatagatagataaataaatagatagatagatgataggagatagataaataggagatagatagctagctagatagatagatagatagatagatagatagatagatagatagataggagatagatagataggaaatagatagataggagacagatagataggagatagatagataggagatagatagatagatagatagatagatagataggagatagatagatagatagatagatagatagatagatagatagaagatagatagatagatagatagatagatgatagataggagatagatagatacatagatagatagatagatagatagatagatagataggagatagatagatagatagatagatagataggagatagatagatagatagatagataggaaatagatagatagataatagatggaaagatgatagatagataggagatagatagatagatagatagatagataatagatagatagatagatagatagataggagatagatagatagatagatagatagataggagatagatagatagatagatagatagatagatagatagatagataggaatagggcccttaggtcgcATCACCCCATCAGCCAAAAGGGGTAACAACTTCTGGCGAACCCAGCAAGTGCCCAGACCGCCGCAGTCCACCAGTCCTCCATCCCGGGAATCCAGAACACCCTGACCTGGATCTTTGGGTGAGCAACCTACTCAATGTTCAAGTGTttgcctttaaggctatgttcacactacgtaaaactacggccgttgttgccgatggcaacaacggccgtagtttttgtgcagcggaacacagcctattaagcaatgggatcccggccggaacgtacacacatcgtatacgctccggccgggatctgtgcggccccgcaaataactgacatgtcagttttctgcggccggaattcagtgaattccagacgcagaaagacctgtcagttcacacagtgaagcaagtggctccggccgcttgcttcactgcgtgccatgggaagctctgatgcgggagcgcgctgatgcgcccgcatcagagctctgcggccggaaagatcacccggccagtacttaagtgatgatccggccagagaccggctgtaCTTTGAcctggctggggtcacggaacggccagtctcatatgttgtgtgaacatagcctaatactgcatgaagctgcacagagggggttaatACTAGTAgtagattataataggggcgttgcGGGCGGCAGctgagttcctggggggcccatgaccacccaaaaagacttatactttcagtggtgtactgtctcctggctacacttccgccatgatttgcaaaaaatctgtttttttaatggcaattttgacaattttgacattatctgtcctgtactatgaacaccatgctagtgctgccatatttacagtggggtggggggggggccaggcttggtgaacagcccggggcctatgggaaagttaatccgcccctggttaatactatatgggggctgcacagagggggttaatactatatgggggctgcacagagggggttaatactatatgggggctgaacaGAGGGGTTACTACTATAGAGAAGCTGCACAAAGGGGATAATACTATAGAGGGGCTGCTCAAAGGGGGTTAATTCTACAGGGGGCCTGCATAGAGGaggcttaaagaggtactccaggcaaGGGGTGTTTTTTAATATATGGCCGGGCATGGGCTGATTTAACATAATAACATaaacctacctccctggctccagtgcacAATTGCCGCCACAACTGTCGCCGCTTCGTCCCTTTTTCGGCCATTTCCGGGTCTTGGGGCAGTGATGTGCAGGCATGCCCTTCCAATCAGCAACTGAGATGGAACTCTGATGTGACTCGGAAGCGGCCAAACAGGGGTCTAAGCGGCAGGATTGTGCCCAGTCATATAATAAAAACATCCCTTGCCCGGAACAGCTCTTTAATACTATAGGGGGGATTCACAGAGagacctaatactatatagggggctgcACATAGGGGGTTAAATCTATAGGTGCACAGCACAGAGGCGGTTAATACTatttggggctgcacagaggggcttaataCTATAGGAGAGCAACACAGAGGGGGTTAATACTACAGGGGAGGTGTACAGTGGGCGTAATACTATAGGGTGGCTGCAAAGAGGAGATAATACTAAATGGGGGTACCAGAATTCTATAGGGGGCTACTATTAGCAGTGCACTccctatacagtatatgagtGCACTCCTGTATACATTCTGCCCTCATGAGAGTAGCATTGCATCCATTTAAGTTGTTTACAGAAGCTGATGTGCGGACGAtaatgataattttattgcccGTAATCGATCAACAAATTAGCGTTAACCTGtttatcggctgatcgctgatccTTTTATGTAATCAGGAGCCAGTATTCTAATCAACATTCATTTGTCCAACAATGCCCCTTGTATATAGGCCTGTACACTATGTAATCTACGTTTACACTGTCTGAGAATGTTAGAAGTGTTAGTACATCTGGACCAAGGGCTGATCCATAGACAATTGCTTGTAATGAGGTGTAACAGAGCGAAAGACGGCTGAGATAAGGAGctcaggaggaggagtcacatgtcTGATCACAAGACACCAACTTGTCCATAAGACTTCTCGCATTCCCCACTATTGATTAGTGATGGCTCTGAACATCCCCGCTCTGGTCTCAGTGCTCCTCTTCTATGCCCTGACGCTGGGAATTGGAGTGTGGGCTTCAAGGAAAACCAAAAAGTTGCAGAAAAATGAGAATCGGATGGAAGTTGCCATTGTCGGAGGAAGGAAAGTCAATATGGTGGTTGGATTATTTACCTGTACAGGTAGGTCAACTCCTTTAAACAGATAGAACAGATGTATAGGAGTTAAACACAGACACGCTTGCCTAATCTGCTGGGTGGCACTAAACGTGTTTCGAAACCTTCTTTGCGTCTTCTTCAGTAGCAGTAGCATGTTTAGTGCCAACCAGAAGGTTTGGCAAGCGTGACTGTATTAATCTTAATTAGATCAGTGAGATCACTCTTtcgttttatttattttcacatttgtatacccccccccccccctacacacacaccttgtattactatgttattattttaatttttttcaacaaGCATAAAGACCTCTATGGTGCTCAGCTATTTCTCCATTTCACTGGGTGGGAGCCGGACTGGGCTTTTTTCCAGTAGTACTCACACAGGACACCACTAAGGATAACTTTTACATTACCCGATTACCCAAGGAAATTGGAAGCTGCTTGTGTTTGTTGTCAGatcaaacaatatttttttttcttattcagcTACTTGGGTCGGTGGCGCTTATATAAATGGATCTGCAGAGATTGTCTACCTTCCTGGACGAGGACTGGCATGGCTTCAGGCTCCTGTCGCATTTGCCATAGGCCTAATTATAGGTAAGAATAAACTAATACAACCACCATAGGACTTTTTATCTGGCTGCTTATGGAAAAGGCTTATTCTGGGGTCTAAATTAAGCTAGgggcctgattctggggtctTATTCCAGGGTCTATATTATGTTGGggttctgatactggggtgttatTTTAAGGTCTTAATTACACTGGGGGTCTTCTTTTCACCAACCTTTGAAAAACCAATTaaccaattaaaggagaagtgcggtgAAAATccttattaaactattgtattgcccccgaaaagttatacaaatccccaatatacacttattatgggaaatgcttataaagtgcttttctccctgcacttactactgcatcaatggcttcacttcctggctaacatggtgatgtcacttcctggataacatggtgatgtcacaacccgactcccagagctgtgcgggctgtggctgctggagaggatgatggcagagggatgctcagtgtccctccagtgtcctgtgtcctgcagtgtcctcctgccatcatcctctgcagcagccgtagcccgcacagctctgggagtcggggcgtgacatcaccattttatccaggaagtgacatcaccatgttatctaggaagtgacatcaccatggtatccaggaagtgacatcaccattttatccaggaagtgacatcaccatgttttccaggaagtgacatcaccatgttatccaggaagtgaagccttgatgctgtagtaagtgcagggaaaaagcactttatgtgcatttcccgtaataagtgtgtattggtgatttgtataacttttagggggcaatacaatacttttaaaaaaaattcactggacttctcctttagtagGACATATATATTATTTTGTCAATAGGACATTTGTATAGAGTGTCAGACTCCGTTATTATACTGAATTATTGTTTTGCCGCTCCTACTTTTAGGTGCCATCTTCTTTGTAAGCCCAATGAGATCAAAGAAGTACATGACAATGATGGACCCACTGCAGGAAGCCTATGGGAACTCCATGACGTGTCTCCTCCTTATCCCTGCTCTCATAGCAGACGTTTGCTGGTTTGCTGCCATCTTGGCTTCTTTAgttaagtgttaaagtaaaaattgATTGGATTGTAATTGTCACTCTGACTTTTATTACAACccatctccagagctgcacttactattctgctggttgacAGACATTCCTCTAACAGCTTAGGTGATCTACCGTAACAAAGGACTGGGGGCAGTTATAACATGATTATCCCATTTTTATTATAATCATGATTATTATACTGTTTTTCATCCATGTAATATAGTTTTTTCATCACTATTACAGCTTCTGCAGTCAGTGTCATAATGGATATTCACAACTACCTGTCCATCCTTATATCTGCTTGTATTGTTATTATATATACATTGTTTGGAGGGCTGTACTCTGTGGCTTACACTGATGTCATACAGCTTGTCTTAATGGTACTTGGATTGGTAAGTACAaaccttttagattttttttccttactaTCTGTAGGGAGAAGTATTACTAGTGTTACAGGAGaattttatattcttgtatataggaggcagtattatagtagttatattcctgtatataggagcagtattatagtagttatattcctgtatataggagcagtattatagtagttatattcctgtatataggaggcagtattatagtagttatattcctgtatataggaggcagtattatagtagttatattcctgtatatagggggcagtattatagtagttatattcttgtatataggatcagtattatagtagttatattcttgtatataggatcagtattatagtagttatattcttgtatataggagcagtattatagtagttatattcttgtatatagggggcagtattatagtagttatattcttgtatataggagcagtattatactagttatattcctgtatataggagcagtattatagtagttatattcttgtatataggagcagtattatagtagttatattcctgtatataggagcagtattatagtagttatattcctgtatatagggagcagtattatagtagttatattcctgtatataggagcagtattatagtagttatattcttgtatataggagcagtattatagtagttatattcttgtatataggagcagtattatagtagttatattcttgtatataggagcagtattatactagttatattcctgtatataggagcagtactatagtagttataatcttgtgtataggagcagtattatagtagttatattcttgtatatagtagttataatcttgtgtataggagcagtattatagtagttactgtatattcttgtgtatagcagtattatactagttatattcttctgCATAGCCATAATCTGCTTTTGGGGGGTGGATTAGGTTGGGGCAGTATGATactagttatgttcttgtacacTGGTTTGCATTAACCATAAGTATTTGTAATTGACTCTTTATGTTTCATTCCCACAGTGGATTTGTATACCATTTGCACTTCTGAACTCCGCTACTAAGAATATTGCTGACACAGCCGTTCAAGTCGTGTTTCAGGAGCCTTGGCTAGGAAAAATTGATATACAATACACTGGGATATGGATAGATGATGTTTTGTATCTGGTAAAGGTTTTTATTTTCACCATGCATATCAATATACACATCTTTTTCGTTTTATGCTTTTAGAAACATTTTAAAGATCATTTTAAATGCAAGACCAAGGCCACAAACTttataggattagaaaaacacagctgctttccttcaaaaacagcatcaccccttcaggttgtttgtggtattacaacttaactccattcactttagtagaACTGCTGCAATACCGCTTAGTATTTGTTACATACTTAATACTGTTACAATTCTTTTACTTGGGTCAGAAACAATCAGTGATGATAAACAGCCCAGATCCATCTAGATCTCAGACAGATATGTTAATGTGCATTCTGATTTTCTTTAGAGTCTTGGCAGCATCGCATGGCAGATATATTTCCAGAGAGTCTTATCCGCTTCTACTACAACCCAAGCAAAAGTAACGTCAGTTCTTGGTGCGGTGGGATGTGTGGTTCTAGCGATCCCTTCTGTATTAGTTGGAGCTGTGGCGGCTTCTACAGGTAAAGACAGCATCATTCTTCCATGTTGTTCTTGCATTTCACAGTGAGTTGGCTTCCAGTATAGCTCTTTGATCTATGGGAGGCAATGGTGGTCAACCCAATGGCTTAGACTGGTTTCTCAATGTAGACTCTGGTCGAAAGAGGGCAGTCAAAAAGTTAAGTCCTCCCTTATGTGGTGTTGACCCCAAGAGGTTCTGGATGATGCCACACTAGGCCCTGGGGTTTTACAttattaggctacattcacactgcgtatattttcgtaaaactatggACGTTGTTGCAGTtccgaaaatatacattacattgccatctatggaatc is a window of Dendropsophus ebraccatus isolate aDenEbr1 chromosome 5, aDenEbr1.pat, whole genome shotgun sequence DNA encoding:
- the LOC138793420 gene encoding high-affinity choline transporter 1-like — encoded protein: MALNIPALVSVLLFYALTLGIGVWASRKTKKLQKNENRMEVAIVGGRKVNMVVGLFTCTATWVGGAYINGSAEIVYLPGRGLAWLQAPVAFAIGLIIGAIFFVSPMRSKKYMTMMDPLQEAYGNSMTCLLLIPALIADVCWFAAILASLVKSSAVSVIMDIHNYLSILISACIVIIYTLFGGLYSVAYTDVIQLVLMVLGLWICIPFALLNSATKNIADTAVQVVFQEPWLGKIDIQYTGIWIDDVLYLSLGSIAWQIYFQRVLSASTTTQAKVTSVLGAVGCVVLAIPSVLVGAVAASTDWNQTSYGLPTPYDRGEASMILPLVLQHLCPLYVSVAGLGAVAAAVMSSADSALLSSSSMFGYNIYKRILRKMASDKEVMVAMRISTIVLGSTAAGMAFLSNSIYDLWFMCGEMVYALVFPQLCCVLFVPRTNTYGSAAGFLLGLILRILGGVDSIGIPPIIHYPWCTLIDGAYVQLFPFKTFTMLAALSTQILVSYISEFLFTKSFLPKKWDICKVIKVEDASRPAKEGPETFNLQNISNNEQN